Genomic segment of Natranaerobius trueperi:
CAGACCGAGAGTTTACATTAGGCTTCCTTCAGACTCCACCTCGCGATGGACGCCCTTGCCATCTGCTAACAGTTCCTACCACCAATCCTGTAGCGGACTTTCACCGCCTAGCTACCGCCCATGCAGGGCAAACAATTAAGGGGCTACCTTAAAGATAGCCCCTTATCATCTAAGTAATTGCAATTATTGATTAGTCAATTGTCTTTCATAAGCTTCTACCATTTTTCTAACCATATTTCCTCCAACTGCTCCACAATCTCTAGAAGTTAGATTGCCCCAGTAATCACTTTGAGGTGGTTGGATACCTAGTTCATTAGCTACTTCATATTTAAATTGGTAAAGACCTTTTTCAGCACCTTCT
This window contains:
- a CDS encoding alpha/beta-type small acid-soluble spore protein, coding for MGQGQKRNKALVEGAEKGLYQFKYEVANELGIQPPQSDYWGNLTSRDCGAVGGNMVRKMVEAYERQLTNQ